One segment of Arthrobacter sp. MMS18-M83 DNA contains the following:
- a CDS encoding single-stranded DNA-binding protein, whose product MNDIITVRGFVASEIRSSTTPGGTGTASFRLGSTERRFDRANDVWIDGNTNWFTVQTFRHLAGNIGCSVKKGQRIIVVGKLKLRQWERDGKVYHVAEIIAESVGHDLMWGSANFIRTTSGTSPQITPAAPDAEPENQWPAAEDDGEGGPDDDEDAGGAAERGVILPAGESDEPVLVDADT is encoded by the coding sequence ATGAACGACATCATCACCGTCCGGGGATTCGTGGCCTCGGAAATCAGAAGCTCGACGACGCCGGGCGGAACAGGGACTGCCTCATTCCGCCTGGGCTCCACGGAGCGCAGGTTCGACCGTGCCAACGATGTCTGGATCGATGGCAACACCAACTGGTTCACGGTCCAAACGTTCAGGCACCTCGCGGGAAATATTGGGTGCAGCGTCAAGAAGGGCCAGCGGATCATCGTGGTCGGCAAACTCAAGTTGAGGCAATGGGAACGCGACGGCAAGGTCTACCACGTTGCCGAGATCATTGCCGAATCAGTGGGGCACGACCTCATGTGGGGCTCGGCGAACTTCATCCGGACCACAAGCGGCACGAGTCCGCAGATCACGCCCGCTGCCCCGGACGCCGAGCCGGAGAATCAGTGGCCTGCAGCGGAGGACGACGGTGAAGGCGGTCCGGACGACGACGAGGACGCGGGTGGCGCAGCTGAGAGGGGAGTTATTCTTCCAGCCGGAGAAAGCGACGAGCCGGTTCTTGTTGATGCCGATACCTGA
- a CDS encoding GNAT family N-acetyltransferase, with the protein MQWTLATIYAVPMAPNVPGSAAITTCPATWPDVEKLFGIRGEPSRCWCRWFALPGRDWKTTPPVARKEQLEAKFDDGGLEPGVLAFRGDEAVGWCAVEPRERYPRIEMSRVLKAAGKGAHDGTRVWSVSCFVVSPGHRRSGVAAALLAAAVGHAFAHGAEIVEGYPVDPSLRPKAGSADLYQGTVKLFTAAGFTTVSTAVPGRAVMRLLG; encoded by the coding sequence ATGCAGTGGACCCTCGCTACGATCTACGCTGTTCCCATGGCCCCGAACGTCCCCGGCTCCGCCGCGATCACCACGTGCCCCGCAACTTGGCCCGACGTCGAAAAGCTCTTTGGCATCCGCGGCGAGCCCTCGCGCTGTTGGTGCCGTTGGTTCGCCCTCCCCGGTCGGGATTGGAAAACCACTCCCCCTGTGGCGCGGAAGGAGCAGCTCGAAGCCAAGTTCGACGACGGCGGCCTGGAACCCGGGGTTCTGGCGTTTCGGGGCGACGAAGCAGTAGGCTGGTGCGCCGTCGAGCCGCGCGAGCGCTATCCGCGTATCGAAATGTCCCGAGTCCTAAAAGCCGCAGGAAAAGGCGCGCACGATGGGACTAGAGTTTGGTCGGTCAGTTGTTTCGTGGTTTCTCCCGGCCACCGCCGGAGCGGTGTGGCCGCAGCGTTGCTGGCCGCCGCCGTCGGGCATGCCTTTGCCCACGGGGCCGAAATAGTTGAAGGCTACCCGGTGGATCCCTCGCTCCGACCGAAGGCCGGTTCAGCCGATCTCTACCAGGGGACGGTCAAGTTGTTCACGGCCGCGGGCTTCACGACCGTTTCCACAGCCGTGCCCGGAAGGGCGGTCATGCGCCTGCTGGGCTGA